AAAATTCTAGATCAACTTTCTCCTACAGAAGAATATTCTCTTCCTTCAATAGTGCTTTTTGAACTCCTTTGCGGAAATCTTAAGCCTCGACAAAGGCTTGCCCTGGAAAAACTACCTATTGTAGATTTTGATAGAGTAAGTGCGGAAGTTGCGAGTGAAATATTTAAAGATTTGGCATCAAAAGGCCAAAGGCCTCCGACTAGAGACTTACTAATTGCTGCAACTGCTATAGCCTATAATATGCATCTGCTCACATGTGACAAAGACTTCGAGCGGTTTAAAGATTATGTTTAGAAAGATAAAATTGGAGGTAGTGAGGATGGATCTCTCAACAATATTTGCCTCCTTGCTGGGCTTGTTTCTTTCTCTACTTACTACTGGAGTGTACAGGTATTACTCAAAGCCAAAGATTCACAAAACTGTAGGAGTTGTTATTTTAAACCCTGATAAAGTAGACGCTAAAAAGATTCCTCCTAACCTTCCAGAAGGTCTTAGGCGTGTTACTAACTCTTTGGAGCAAGAACTAGTGTTAAAGCTCAAAAAGGATCAACAGAAGAAAGCAATGTTACTAATTAAGATATCAATAATCGGAATTATAATCTCGACCATAGGGCTTATCCTTGGACAGTAACATGAAGAATTATTACTTTATTCAGGAATCCCAGAGAAGTAATCTCCTTCTTTAGTGCTCTCTTACTACTCTTGTCTCACATAGAATTCCTCTATTGCTCTGTAACAAATATCCTTGACGTTCAACTCAATTAATTCAAGCTTTTTCTCTTTAAATCTGCTATTATCGCTGAAATTATAGTAGTGGAACTGTGGTTTAACCCTTATGTAAAGACCTTCATGAGAGACAGAAACGGAGGTCTTAGCTATTATTACTTTACTCCTTGGGTTATATCTGGTCCTCACATAAATATCACCAAAAATTTCCTCTTTCTCTTTAATACGTTCCTTTAAATGTTCAATTATATCCTCGAGGTTTTCTATTGGAAGGATATTCATGAACAGCCTTAAGAAGCCCTTCCTGTCAAATCTGAAAAACACATTTTCACAAAAATGCTCCTGATTTTCAATGCAATATTCTCTAAGCCTCTCGAGTTCTTTAAGTACCATCCCAGAAAGTGCTCCGGGCTCATAGAAGTAGAACACCTTATCCTCCCGTATTAGCCTGTCGATATCATTGACAACCTTTCCCCTGTTTAATTTTTTCTCCACCTCTCTCATAGCTTTCTTTATTTTGTCATCCCAAGCTCTCAAGAAAAACGTTGTAACAACCATAAACGTCCATTTGTCAAATTCTTCCTCTGATAGCTCTCCAAACCTCTCTGTTAAAGCACTCCTAAATTCCTCATTTGACTTGAGAACTTGCATATAATATTCGATTGGATCCTTTAGTTCATTTCTTTGAGTTAACAGCATATATGACACCCATTTTGAGTTCAACCTCTTCATGAGTGTTTTTATGTGATCAATTAACCTTTGAGTAGTTAGCTTCTCCTCTAGATTTATCAGAATGTAACTTACATCAACACCCTCCCAATAAAGGTTCCGAACGGCTTCGCTTAAGTCCTCATACTCCTTGGTCTTGGGAGTCATCGTGATGACGAATACCTTTGTGTCCATAGGACTCGATATCCGGATTAATCTTCCAAGCCTCTGGTAAAACCTTAGCGCACTCTTTGGAACATCGGTCATTATAAGAACACCTGCCTCGGGAATATCAACTCCTTCCTCACCGACAAGCGTTGAGATTATTATATCAATATCTCCTCTTTTAGCCCTTAAGATCAGGTTTTTCCTTTCCTCTTTTGAAAGGTCACTAGTCAAAACTTCAACCTTATATGAGGGAATTCCGAG
This Pyrococcus horikoshii OT3 DNA region includes the following protein-coding sequences:
- a CDS encoding type II toxin-antitoxin system VapC family toxin gives rise to the protein MLDQLSPTEEYSLPSIVLFELLCGNLKPRQRLALEKLPIVDFDRVSAEVASEIFKDLASKGQRPPTRDLLIAATAIAYNMHLLTCDKDFERFKDYV
- a CDS encoding DEAD/DEAH box helicase, with product MNATAEFNRKLKQRFGFTLYKYQEKVARDIIELLESRDRFITVSMPTGSGKTILEMLIAEYLLSKGYERILVLEPTRFLCDQMHPNWRELMNVGKEYEGNCWSFLAGYPVIISTPQTALKCISNLKNKFDGVIIDEVHHAITGTYYNELISKLKPKIVIGFTALLPSEKVYDASLSKISETVGELKLLHYDFRKLSDLDPKFNPPKALVDIFDSELNEKEIEIYNLLYLGALEADPSIIHFLERTFSRYGKKALCESFFRVVEKGGIGESPQTYEIIEFCRDKDYSHKARTLVDVLTIYNPELNPKLKPIIVFTSRKIAAYEFKDAVVRKLGIPSYKVEVLTSDLSKEERKNLILRAKRGDIDIIISTLVGEEGVDIPEAGVLIMTDVPKSALRFYQRLGRLIRISSPMDTKVFVITMTPKTKEYEDLSEAVRNLYWEGVDVSYILINLEEKLTTQRLIDHIKTLMKRLNSKWVSYMLLTQRNELKDPIEYYMQVLKSNEEFRSALTERFGELSEEEFDKWTFMVVTTFFLRAWDDKIKKAMREVEKKLNRGKVVNDIDRLIREDKVFYFYEPGALSGMVLKELERLREYCIENQEHFCENVFFRFDRKGFLRLFMNILPIENLEDIIEHLKERIKEKEEIFGDIYVRTRYNPRSKVIIAKTSVSVSHEGLYIRVKPQFHYYNFSDNSRFKEKKLELIELNVKDICYRAIEEFYVRQE